From a region of the Gemmatimonadaceae bacterium genome:
- the murQ gene encoding N-acetylmuramic acid 6-phosphate etherase, with protein sequence MTFIDPRLTERRNARTAAIDLATPLEIVDLINAEDRTVPEIVGAQREAIARAIETAEATFRRGGRLFYVGAGTSGRLGVLDASECPPTYGTDPEMVQGVIAGGAPALTRSQEGAEDRIESAAEDLTAHGVREGDFVIGIAASGTTPYVRRALEHARVVSAATALVACSPPPQETLDLVDILILPLTGPEVVTGSTRMKAGTATKLVLNMITTGAMIRLGKTYGNLMIDLRATNNKLKDRSERILMEVCEVGRKDARDLLEQAGGVVKTAIVMHFLETSRADADRALDEAGGVIRRVVDRPPPPVPDIPL encoded by the coding sequence ATGACGTTCATCGACCCTCGGCTCACCGAGCGCCGGAACGCGCGCACGGCCGCGATCGATCTCGCCACGCCGCTCGAAATCGTCGACCTTATAAACGCCGAAGATCGAACCGTTCCCGAGATCGTCGGCGCGCAGCGCGAGGCGATCGCCCGCGCCATCGAGACCGCCGAAGCCACCTTTCGCCGCGGCGGCCGGCTGTTCTACGTCGGCGCCGGCACGTCCGGGCGACTCGGTGTCCTCGACGCCTCCGAGTGTCCGCCGACCTACGGTACCGACCCCGAGATGGTGCAGGGGGTCATCGCCGGCGGAGCGCCGGCCCTCACGCGCTCGCAGGAGGGCGCCGAGGATCGCATCGAAAGCGCGGCCGAAGACCTCACTGCGCACGGCGTCCGCGAAGGCGATTTCGTCATCGGAATCGCAGCCTCGGGGACCACGCCCTACGTGCGCCGTGCGCTCGAGCATGCCCGTGTCGTGAGCGCGGCGACGGCCCTCGTCGCCTGCTCCCCGCCTCCTCAGGAGACACTCGACCTCGTCGATATCCTGATTCTCCCGCTGACCGGCCCCGAGGTCGTCACCGGCTCGACCCGAATGAAGGCGGGCACCGCCACCAAGCTCGTGCTCAACATGATCACGACGGGCGCCATGATCCGGCTCGGCAAGACCTACGGCAACCTCATGATCGACCTCCGCGCCACGAACAACAAGCTCAAGGATCGGAGCGAGAGAATTCTCATGGAGGTTTGCGAGGTCGGCCGAAAAGACGCGCGCGATCTGCTCGAGCAAGCGGGCGGCGTGGTGAAGACCGCGATCGTCATGCATTTCCTCGAGACCTCGCGCGCCGATGCCGACCGCGCGCTCGACGAGGCGGGCGGCGTCATTCGGCGAGTCGTCGACCGCCCACCGCCGCCCGTACCCGACATTCCATTGTGA